The Planktothrix sp. FACHB-1365 genome contains the following window.
ATGCCGCCTCATTGCGGTGTTAGGAATGGGAGGAATTGGAAAAACTTCTTTATCGGTACAGTTAGCTCAAAAAATTTATCCCCAGTTTGAATTTGTGATTTGGCGATCGCTGCGAAATGCACCGCCTTTAACAGAAATTTTAATGGATTTAATTCAATTTTTTGCTAAGGAAACGGAGTTGAATTTGTCTCCTGACCCCCATCGACAAATTTCCCAATTGATCGATTTTTTACGCACTTCTCGATGTTTAATTATTTTAGATAATACAGAATCAATTTTACAAGAAGGAAATCGAGTCGGACGCTATTATCCCGGCTATGAAAATTATGGAGATTTATTTAAACGTTTAGGAGAAACCCAACATCAAAGCTGTCTCCTGCTTACCAGTCGGGAAAAACCCAGAGAAATTGCTGCGTTAGAAGGTCAAACCCAGAAAGTTCGGTCTTTACCTTTATTAGGATTAGAGCCGGAAAATTGTCAAGAAATTATTCAATCTAAAGGTGTAGGAGGTTCCTTTGAACAATGGCAAACCTTAATTGAACGCTATGCGGGAAATCCCCTTGCCTTAAAAATTGTTACGACCACGATTTATGATTTGTTTGGGGGAAATGTTGGCGAATTTTTAGACCAAATTCAGCAAGGGACGGCGATTTTTGGCGATGTTAGAGATATATTAGAACAACAATTAGGGCGAATTTCAGAACTTGAATTAGAAACCATGCACTGGTTAGCGATTAATCGAGAACCCTGTACCGTTGTTGATTTAAGAAAAGATTTATTATCGATTATTTCTCCGGTGGAATTAATTGAAGCCTTAGAATCCTTAAGTCGGCGATCGCTGATTGAAAAAAGTGCTGGCAGCTTTACCCAGCAACCCGTTGTTATGGAATATATGATTGAGCGGTTGATTGAAACAATTTTGCAAGAAATTGAAACAGAAACCATTAATATTTTAAATCAATATCCCCTAATTAAATCTCAAGCCAAAGATTATATCCGAGAAAGTCAAACTCGGTTGATTTTACAGCCCATTGTTCAAAAACTCTTAAGCCGTTATCGAATTTCAGGAGAACTAAACCAAAAGTTTAAAATTCTGATTGAACGGTTAAAACAAAATCGTCATTCTTCAGGTTATGGCGGCGGCAATATTATTAATCTTTGCCATAGTTTAGACTTAGATTTAGCAGAATATGACTTTTCTCAATTAACCATTTGGCAAGCCTATTTACAAGATGCCAATTTACAAAACGTTAATTTTTCCGGTTCCGATTTATCTCGATCCGTGTTTGCCAAAACCCTGGGTCATTCCCTCACCGTTGCTTTGGGTGCTAACGGAATTTTAGCGACGGGAGATGCGGAAGGTAAAATTATTTTATGGACAGTCGAAGACGGTCAACAACTATTAGTTTGTCAAGGACAAGTCGGAGGAGTTAAGTCTGTCACCTTTAATCACGATGGGACTTTACTGGCGAGTGGGAGTGATGATGAAAGTGTGCGACTGTGGAAAGTGTCAACGGGAGAATGCTTAAACCGTTGGCGGGAACATCAAGGAAGCGTTAACTGTGTTTGTTTTAGTCCCAGTGGGGATTGGTTGGCCAGTGGTAGTAATGACAAAACCGTCAGGGTTTGGGATACTCGTTCAGGACAATGTGTGCATCACTTCACCGATCACACCGACAGCATTCGCAGTATTACCTTTAGTCCCGATGGTCATACCTTGGCCAGTTGCAGTGAGGATCAAACCGTTAAACTCTGGAATCTGCAAACGGGAGATTGTTTACGCACCTTCTATGGACATAACGCTTGGAATTGGGCCGTTACTTTCGTGCGTTCTGCTTCAACTCCGGGTAAAATTCATGCGATCGCTAGTAGTACCGATGAAGAAGCCGTCCGGCTGTGGGATATAAATACAGGCCACAGTTTTCATACCTTTCACGGTCATCAGGATTCGGTGTGGATCGTGGTATTTAGTCCTGATGGAGAATTATTAGCCAGTAGCAGCGATGACCAAACTGTAAAACTCTGGAATGTGAGAACGGGAACTTGTTTAAAAACCTTACCCGGATTAGAAAGTCAAGTCTGTTCCTTAGCCTTTAGTCCCGATAGCCAAACCTTAGCGACGGGGAGTGTGGATCGCATGGTGCAGTTATGGGATGTACAGACGGGACAACGGTTGAGAACCTTACGGGGTCATCGTCATCAGGTGTGGTCGTTTGTTCTCAGTCCCAATGGCAGACGTTTGGCCAGTGGGAGTGATGACGATCAGGTGCGACTCTGGGATGTGCAGACGGGTCGCTGTCTCAAACAGTTACAAGGTCATCAGGACTGGGTATGGTCAGTCGCATTTAGTCCCGATGGCAGTTTAATTGCCAGTGGCAGTTATGACCGCACGGTGAAACTCTGGGATACCCAGACGGGGGAATGTTTGAAAACCTTGCATGGCCATAGCGATCGCATTCAAGCGGTAACGTTTAGTGCTGAAGGTAGGCTATTGGCCAGTGCCAGTGATGACCAAACGGTGAAACTCTGGGATGTGCAAACGGGTGAACTGTTACAAACCTTACAAGGACATCAGCGTTGGGTGGGTTCAGTTGCCTTCAGTCCTCAAACTTCAATTTTAGCCAGTGGCAGTAATGACCAAACTATTCGACTGTGGGATGGGGAAACAGGCCACTGTTTGGCTGTTCTTGAAGGCCATAATGATCGGGTTCATGTTCTGACTTTTGCCTCCCAGGGTTCGATTTTAGTCAGTGGGAGTTATGATCGTTCGGTGAAATGTTGGGCTGTGGAAACCGGTGAATGTCTGCAAACTTGGCGCGGTGAAATTGAACGAGTCCAGGGAATTTTATTGACCCTTGAAGGTCAGATTTGGGTGAGTGGGAGTTGCGATCAAGAGGTTAAACTATGGGATATTGCGACGGGAAACTGTGTAAAACATTTAGAAGGCCATAGCCATCCTGTCTGGTCAGTTCATGTTGATGCTCAGGGCCGTTTTTTAGCGAGTGGCAGTCATGATCAAGGAATTAAGGTTTGGGATTTACACACCCAGGAGTGTTTGAAAACCTTACGCGCTGATAAGCCTTACAATGGTTTGAATATTACGGGTGTGACGGGAATCACTACAGCACAAAAAGTTACATTGAAAGCGTTAGGCGCGGTGGATCTTAACCCAGAACGAATATTATAAGAACAGCTTTACTGAATCTTTACAATTAATGA
Protein-coding sequences here:
- a CDS encoding NB-ARC domain-containing protein, whose amino-acid sequence is MMNFEEALTITDTLVFEKTGKHLSDAQRAVIQGTWYCQKYHEIALEYRCTPEYLKQDVGPKLWKLLSDELGEKVTKKNFRTVMERRTLEEEEGERGSRGVEAVAEAGGDKGTGRQPEEEKERLTHRQPSISPHVDWGEATDVSQFYGRIEELAQLKQWILQEECRLIAVLGMGGIGKTSLSVQLAQKIYPQFEFVIWRSLRNAPPLTEILMDLIQFFAKETELNLSPDPHRQISQLIDFLRTSRCLIILDNTESILQEGNRVGRYYPGYENYGDLFKRLGETQHQSCLLLTSREKPREIAALEGQTQKVRSLPLLGLEPENCQEIIQSKGVGGSFEQWQTLIERYAGNPLALKIVTTTIYDLFGGNVGEFLDQIQQGTAIFGDVRDILEQQLGRISELELETMHWLAINREPCTVVDLRKDLLSIISPVELIEALESLSRRSLIEKSAGSFTQQPVVMEYMIERLIETILQEIETETINILNQYPLIKSQAKDYIRESQTRLILQPIVQKLLSRYRISGELNQKFKILIERLKQNRHSSGYGGGNIINLCHSLDLDLAEYDFSQLTIWQAYLQDANLQNVNFSGSDLSRSVFAKTLGHSLTVALGANGILATGDAEGKIILWTVEDGQQLLVCQGQVGGVKSVTFNHDGTLLASGSDDESVRLWKVSTGECLNRWREHQGSVNCVCFSPSGDWLASGSNDKTVRVWDTRSGQCVHHFTDHTDSIRSITFSPDGHTLASCSEDQTVKLWNLQTGDCLRTFYGHNAWNWAVTFVRSASTPGKIHAIASSTDEEAVRLWDINTGHSFHTFHGHQDSVWIVVFSPDGELLASSSDDQTVKLWNVRTGTCLKTLPGLESQVCSLAFSPDSQTLATGSVDRMVQLWDVQTGQRLRTLRGHRHQVWSFVLSPNGRRLASGSDDDQVRLWDVQTGRCLKQLQGHQDWVWSVAFSPDGSLIASGSYDRTVKLWDTQTGECLKTLHGHSDRIQAVTFSAEGRLLASASDDQTVKLWDVQTGELLQTLQGHQRWVGSVAFSPQTSILASGSNDQTIRLWDGETGHCLAVLEGHNDRVHVLTFASQGSILVSGSYDRSVKCWAVETGECLQTWRGEIERVQGILLTLEGQIWVSGSCDQEVKLWDIATGNCVKHLEGHSHPVWSVHVDAQGRFLASGSHDQGIKVWDLHTQECLKTLRADKPYNGLNITGVTGITTAQKVTLKALGAVDLNPERIL